From the genome of Pirellulaceae bacterium, one region includes:
- a CDS encoding Hsp20/alpha crystallin family protein, with product MNLRPWNPNSEWESLQGELNQLWELFLSRLSSQSEEAIRFIPPTDVVETSHSIRVFLSLPGMLEEDIDLSIADDSVTVRGERETPYDHASVSKQVEERYGFFERQIKMPTAVDMTTLKAQYDSGVLVISVTKIARS from the coding sequence ATGAATTTACGACCATGGAATCCTAATTCGGAATGGGAATCGCTCCAAGGCGAATTGAATCAATTATGGGAGCTTTTCCTCTCTCGACTCAGTTCACAGTCCGAGGAGGCGATTCGTTTCATTCCGCCGACTGATGTGGTTGAAACCTCTCATTCCATTCGCGTTTTCCTGTCACTGCCAGGCATGTTGGAAGAAGATATCGATTTGAGCATCGCAGACGATTCGGTGACCGTGCGAGGGGAACGTGAAACACCGTATGACCACGCCTCAGTATCCAAGCAGGTGGAAGAGCGGTACGGTTTTTTTGAACGGCAGATAAAAATGCCGACAGCTGTCGATATGACCACCTTGAAAGCCCAGTATGATTCCGGGGTATTGGTCATTAGTGTGACGAAGATTGCGCGCTCGTAA
- a CDS encoding NAD(P)-binding domain-containing protein: protein MMIETEIVLIGAGPIGLEMAVALRDAGLEYVHLEAKQVGNTVSWFPQQARFFSSPERIAICGVPLQTVDQSKATREDYLAYLVGIVQQFKLPIRSYERVTRVRKTEEKYPYEIETVRSDGNRHYRAKRVIFTIGDMHHPRPLTLPNGDLVEGFSLPHVSSYFNEPHPFFDQRLLIVGGRNSAVEAAIRCYRVGAKVSLSYRRAELDSSIKYWLKPEIEWLIRHGEIDFFPQTIPSRITPTHVQLSHVDQELKLTDQPPKNAPFDFVLSLIGYQMDSSLYQEAGIALTGSGQAPQHDSKTMETNLPGVYVAGTGAAGTQMRFKLFIENCHAHVVRIMRHLTGNDPQHINALAFQQLREQALMSES, encoded by the coding sequence ATGATGATTGAAACAGAAATCGTTCTGATTGGCGCTGGTCCGATAGGTCTCGAAATGGCGGTGGCCTTGCGAGATGCCGGGCTGGAATACGTCCATTTGGAAGCCAAACAGGTTGGAAACACGGTCTCTTGGTTCCCGCAGCAGGCGAGGTTCTTTAGTTCGCCCGAACGGATTGCAATCTGCGGAGTTCCGCTGCAAACCGTGGATCAGTCAAAGGCCACTCGAGAAGACTATCTGGCTTACTTAGTAGGCATCGTCCAACAGTTCAAGTTGCCCATTCGAAGCTACGAGCGAGTGACTCGGGTTCGGAAAACCGAAGAAAAGTATCCCTACGAAATTGAAACCGTACGGTCCGATGGCAATCGGCACTATCGTGCCAAACGGGTGATTTTCACGATTGGGGATATGCATCATCCTCGCCCACTGACGCTACCGAACGGTGATCTGGTTGAGGGATTCAGCCTGCCCCACGTGAGTTCATATTTCAACGAACCTCATCCTTTTTTTGACCAGCGACTCTTGATCGTGGGGGGCCGCAACTCGGCCGTGGAGGCGGCCATTCGCTGCTACCGGGTTGGGGCGAAGGTTTCCCTCAGCTACCGACGGGCGGAGCTGGATTCATCGATCAAGTACTGGCTTAAACCCGAAATCGAGTGGCTGATTCGGCACGGGGAGATCGATTTTTTTCCGCAGACCATTCCCTCGCGTATCACGCCCACCCATGTTCAATTGTCGCACGTCGATCAGGAATTGAAGTTGACGGATCAGCCTCCCAAGAACGCGCCTTTTGATTTCGTGCTTTCGCTAATTGGCTACCAGATGGACTCATCCTTGTATCAAGAAGCGGGAATTGCCCTCACCGGGAGCGGCCAGGCCCCCCAGCATGATTCCAAGACGATGGAAACGAATTTACCGGGCGTCTATGTGGCAGGGACTGGAGCGGCCGGCACGCAAATGCGCTTCAAATTGTTTATTGAGAACTGCCACGCACATGTTGTGAGGATTATGCGTCACCTGACGGGGAATGACCCGCAACACATCAACGCGCTTGCCTTCCAGCAGCTTCGAGAACAAGCATTAATGTCAGAAAGTTGA
- a CDS encoding response regulator, with product MSSIETGELAPLESLAIGIDALVDIPLPIAEQATGPENAPGLSPSDARIVIIDDEPINIDLLRLYLQEGGYEQFTTTEDSTVAMEIVRVEQPDVILLDLMMPRVNGFDILREIRNDENLRHTPVIILTASNNPESKLQALEMGVNEFLAKPVDPSELLLRLRNTLAAKALRDHLQNYSSRLEGEVRQRTSELDAARQEVMHCLARAAEFRDDDTGRHVLRVGRYVAVIAQEMGFDAERVEMLEQAAQLHDVGKIGIPDSILLKPGKLEESEFELMKNHCSFGKKIIRPMIDDDWKAIRRHTEIGAALFGIASSPIMKLAAIIAESHHERWNGSGYPRGLKGEQIPIEGRITAVADVYDALSTRRPYKPAFSEDKCFSILEEGRGRHFDPEILDAFFRSAEAILRVQNDFADP from the coding sequence ATGTCCTCTATCGAAACGGGGGAACTCGCCCCGTTAGAGTCACTCGCCATCGGTATCGACGCGTTGGTCGACATTCCCTTGCCCATTGCTGAACAAGCAACGGGTCCCGAGAATGCTCCAGGGTTGTCACCGAGCGACGCACGAATTGTCATCATTGATGACGAGCCGATCAACATCGACCTGCTCAGGCTCTACCTGCAAGAGGGTGGCTATGAGCAATTCACCACCACGGAAGATTCCACGGTGGCTATGGAAATCGTGCGAGTCGAGCAACCAGACGTCATCTTGCTCGACCTCATGATGCCTCGGGTAAACGGCTTCGACATCCTTCGTGAAATACGAAATGACGAAAACCTTCGTCACACACCTGTCATCATCCTCACGGCTTCGAACAATCCTGAATCGAAACTTCAGGCACTGGAGATGGGGGTCAACGAGTTTCTTGCAAAGCCCGTCGATCCGAGTGAATTGTTGCTTCGCTTACGAAACACCCTAGCGGCAAAGGCTTTGCGCGATCATTTGCAGAATTACTCATCCCGATTGGAGGGTGAAGTACGGCAACGAACCTCCGAACTCGACGCCGCTCGTCAGGAAGTGATGCACTGCTTGGCTCGCGCTGCCGAGTTCCGCGATGACGATACCGGCCGCCATGTACTGCGTGTAGGCAGGTACGTTGCTGTCATTGCTCAGGAGATGGGCTTCGACGCCGAACGGGTCGAGATGCTGGAACAGGCAGCCCAACTTCACGACGTCGGGAAAATTGGAATCCCGGATTCGATTTTGCTCAAACCAGGAAAACTAGAAGAGAGCGAATTCGAATTAATGAAGAACCACTGTTCGTTTGGCAAAAAGATCATTCGCCCAATGATCGACGACGACTGGAAAGCCATTCGACGACACACCGAGATTGGCGCGGCCTTATTTGGTATTGCGAGTTCGCCAATCATGAAACTTGCGGCCATCATTGCTGAATCGCACCACGAGCGTTGGAATGGTTCTGGCTATCCCCGCGGGTTAAAAGGAGAACAAATACCGATCGAAGGGCGGATCACGGCGGTGGCTGACGTTTATGATGCACTGTCCACACGACGTCCTTACAAACCGGCGTTTTCCGAAGATAAATGTTTTTCAATTCTGGAAGAAGGTCGGGGTCGACATTTTGACCCGGAGATCCTCGACGCTTTCTTCCGCAGTGCCGAAGCGATCCTACGAGTCCAAAACGATTTCGCTGATCCGTAA
- a CDS encoding diguanylate cyclase yields the protein MPDRYEQVVQNRVALCESLAVACSVAAVKQDRAEIQTILRLVAQRNPDLLSLELTGDDRHATVAITRSSNVPTEERQQINVPIRMTNGRRGELKLTFLPARQTGLWGILASSTTQLILFLTCLNCVVYFWYLRRVLQHLNPSKVIPPRVRSTLDTFAEGLLVLNRDGRIVLANASFSTTVSEGSDNLQGRDINTLAWKTQKEGDEDDFPWERAMTLGETQTGSLVDLVSENNHRRAFRVNAAPVSDNHGMCLGVLVSFDDITEVQQRNAVLSQMLDKLETSREKIRRQNQELLHLATRDPLTGCLNRRAFFEVFESHFAASSRYSKSLTCILMDIDHFKSVNDTHGHASGDEVLKAVSKVIRDTLRESDLFCRYGGEEFCIALPGQEIDEGIHVADKIRLAVEATNINGLSVTASFGVAVSIFGADTSSRLIQQADEALYAAKRSGRNRVCRWDEMPDNDVPELEQATNEPPSASFPSPDDLSLTLAREIADSLFHSLLNRAPEVAEHCQRVAIYSDVLAATCLNERIRQMLAIAALLHGIGRMRLPNNLLRKPASASDSDQELIEAHERCGFELLRVTFGYQELDQLLEEFTQERSSLHPEPTVAIVQAAKILRLADRFDSIKHGQLGQIQTDEEALAALKDESNLDEELVATFLQLMRNKPAVGIRSVQDPQPLATSHGPPVQLVELDALTQHGINVDL from the coding sequence TTGCCCGACAGATATGAACAGGTAGTACAAAATCGCGTTGCACTCTGCGAATCGCTGGCGGTGGCCTGTTCGGTGGCCGCTGTGAAGCAGGACCGCGCGGAGATCCAAACGATCCTGCGATTAGTTGCTCAGCGAAACCCGGATCTCCTGTCCTTGGAGCTGACCGGGGATGACCGTCACGCGACCGTCGCGATCACGCGTTCATCCAACGTACCAACGGAAGAACGGCAACAGATCAACGTTCCAATTCGGATGACTAATGGCCGTAGAGGAGAACTTAAACTTACTTTTCTTCCTGCTCGACAGACCGGGTTGTGGGGCATCCTTGCTTCCTCGACCACCCAGCTGATCCTTTTCCTGACCTGTTTGAATTGCGTCGTCTATTTCTGGTATTTGCGTCGTGTCCTGCAACACCTCAATCCATCCAAGGTGATACCACCGCGTGTTCGCTCGACCCTTGATACGTTTGCCGAAGGGCTTTTGGTATTGAATCGCGATGGTCGAATCGTATTGGCGAACGCATCCTTTTCCACTACCGTTTCGGAAGGTTCTGACAACCTTCAAGGACGAGACATTAATACTCTGGCCTGGAAAACACAAAAGGAGGGCGACGAAGACGACTTCCCCTGGGAACGGGCCATGACGCTTGGCGAAACCCAAACGGGCTCTTTGGTCGATTTGGTGTCTGAAAACAACCATCGTCGGGCCTTCCGCGTCAACGCTGCTCCGGTGAGCGACAATCACGGAATGTGTCTTGGTGTATTGGTCAGTTTCGACGACATTACGGAAGTTCAACAACGCAATGCCGTGCTCAGCCAAATGCTCGACAAGCTCGAGACATCTCGGGAAAAAATCCGTCGCCAGAACCAGGAACTGCTGCACCTGGCCACGCGAGACCCCCTGACAGGCTGCCTCAATCGCCGGGCATTCTTTGAAGTGTTTGAATCACATTTTGCCGCATCGTCACGCTACAGCAAGTCACTCACCTGTATCCTGATGGACATCGATCATTTCAAATCCGTCAACGACACTCACGGACACGCCTCAGGTGACGAGGTGCTAAAAGCGGTTTCTAAAGTGATCCGCGATACCCTCCGCGAATCAGATTTGTTTTGTCGCTATGGTGGCGAAGAGTTTTGCATCGCGCTGCCAGGCCAGGAAATCGACGAAGGCATTCATGTCGCCGACAAGATTCGACTCGCTGTCGAGGCGACAAACATCAATGGACTGTCCGTCACCGCCAGTTTTGGCGTGGCGGTTTCTATCTTCGGAGCGGATACGTCGAGTCGGTTGATTCAACAGGCAGACGAAGCGTTGTATGCAGCCAAGCGATCCGGTCGCAATCGCGTCTGTCGTTGGGATGAAATGCCGGACAATGACGTTCCTGAACTCGAGCAAGCAACCAACGAACCACCGAGTGCTTCGTTCCCCAGCCCAGATGATTTGTCATTGACTCTAGCAAGGGAAATCGCAGATTCGCTCTTTCACAGTTTGCTGAACCGAGCACCCGAGGTGGCTGAACATTGTCAACGCGTTGCGATCTATAGCGACGTCCTGGCTGCGACGTGCTTGAATGAAAGAATCCGGCAAATGCTTGCAATCGCAGCACTCTTGCATGGAATCGGGCGAATGCGATTACCAAATAACCTCCTCCGAAAGCCAGCTAGTGCATCTGACTCAGACCAAGAGTTAATCGAAGCCCATGAGCGTTGTGGGTTTGAATTGCTGCGAGTAACGTTTGGATATCAGGAATTGGATCAACTGCTGGAAGAATTTACGCAAGAACGTTCGTCCCTCCATCCCGAACCCACAGTCGCCATCGTACAAGCTGCCAAAATTCTCCGCCTTGCCGACCGTTTTGACTCGATCAAGCATGGTCAATTAGGCCAAATTCAAACGGACGAGGAAGCGCTTGCCGCTTTGAAAGACGAAAGCAACCTAGACGAAGAACTAGTGGCCACATTTTTGCAGCTAATGAGAAATAAGCCAGCGGTTGGCATCCGCTCAGTCCAGGATCCACAACCTCTCGCGACATCGCATGGACCGCCAGTTCAGCTGGTAGAACTCGATGCGCTGACGCAGCATGGAATCAATGTTGATCTTTGA
- a CDS encoding mechanosensitive ion channel: protein MIFRYLVFGIVAVIAGSTNGGKSQEQSTIPPSSTSIVTDGNPLRASGTATSDQPPASVSVKSSAIPPGDSQSVSSQDGHPEPAKVDRDANRTAIGEQSIKERLEAISSSKSLDEETKSKALERYRTALKWAHERGDVCKKIDGYQSDLEQASERVSKAKVQLGETHSTIDIEIPADAGLSLLEEQLNQATTQLSKAQQQLVLREEEVKGERKAELAKLIPAAKKRLESARKQLESSAGSDESAEMKNARWVELRTRIELLQKQIELYKLETRRTDALAEFFPLQRDLAKREKNAFEKQVSELQKRVGQYRRAESQRLAQEARLQVEMAHPALKSLAERNAELAEQRQVMAGKIAAAESEVSNTQKKVEALKQAYRKADDSVKKASHSTTVGLLLQKQQHELPDTGVCQQRIQFVEAEMPVIHLSEMEFSEERSALADMDVATSNVMSELGVHKEDVQRALLESTTRDLLMTKRDLLDKLVVDSKAYVTDLTALEISNRQLTDQTEEFAAFIDEHVLWIRSADRLGVADVAGAGQGLQALFSAPAWLDLVKQSGLDTLQQPWMAGAVLIAACLLIVFHRRLRATIRRLCSTKIYTAGLKFWPTIYALFLAAVVSAEWPVLGFFFGWRMTRMDYSPPFLLAVGPALQYVSIMLFLSEFVRELCRPQGVAEVYFDWTAHGTKIARRETWWLAALGLPLAGVVVFSGIFQDAEWTNSLGRIAFMLGMLVLAGYTHLMLGSRDHVLRDAIMRNPDSWLKHVRLASYLLGVGMSLSLAVLAAIGFYYSAQHLAVRLQATLGMVLATVLVHSILSRWFMIKRRALSMEQARERQQQQAEKAESEAVGAPIPVDQGPDLGQIQNRLQLLLRHALTVGVFVASWLIWADVLPALKILDRVEFWRKSVQVVEEREDSVGQVQAEKIWVEVPTTLRHGVIAALLLLATFALGKNLPALLEITVLKSLPFDRGGRHAISVILHYLVALTGLFLAGRTLNITWSSIQWLAAGMTVGLGFGLQEIFANCVSGLILLFERPIRVGDVITLGDVTGTVTNIRIRATTVTNWDRKELIVPNRELITGRLLNWTLSDTTNRIVINIGLAYATDAVAAREVILAAIKSHENVLSDPGPNVTFEGFGDSALNFVVRAYVASMDVRLSTVNDLHAVIHRDLQVAGIEIPFPQVDMNVRGLPVDNKESVRTIGRRSEAA, encoded by the coding sequence ATGATATTTCGTTATTTGGTTTTTGGAATTGTGGCGGTGATCGCCGGTAGCACGAACGGCGGTAAATCACAGGAGCAATCAACAATTCCTCCGAGTTCGACGTCGATTGTCACCGACGGAAATCCACTTCGAGCGTCAGGGACTGCCACTTCAGACCAGCCGCCAGCTTCCGTTTCGGTGAAGTCATCCGCGATACCGCCAGGTGACAGCCAATCGGTGTCGTCCCAAGACGGTCATCCTGAACCGGCAAAGGTTGACCGCGATGCCAATCGGACGGCGATTGGCGAGCAGTCGATCAAGGAGCGGCTTGAAGCGATCTCATCGTCTAAAAGTCTCGACGAAGAAACGAAGTCGAAGGCACTGGAGCGATATAGGACCGCCTTGAAGTGGGCGCACGAGCGTGGCGACGTCTGCAAGAAAATTGACGGTTACCAATCGGATCTGGAACAAGCTTCCGAACGGGTATCCAAAGCCAAGGTGCAATTGGGCGAAACCCATTCCACAATCGACATTGAAATACCGGCTGATGCGGGCCTGTCGCTTCTTGAAGAGCAACTCAATCAGGCGACAACTCAGTTGTCGAAAGCCCAGCAACAACTGGTGCTCCGGGAGGAAGAGGTCAAAGGCGAGCGAAAGGCGGAATTAGCGAAGCTGATCCCCGCAGCGAAGAAGCGTCTCGAGTCTGCCAGGAAACAGTTGGAATCATCGGCGGGATCTGACGAGAGCGCGGAAATGAAAAATGCGCGGTGGGTAGAGCTGCGTACCCGCATCGAATTACTACAGAAACAGATTGAGCTTTATAAGCTTGAGACTCGCCGCACCGACGCGTTGGCGGAATTTTTTCCACTACAGCGTGATCTGGCAAAACGAGAGAAGAATGCGTTCGAAAAGCAGGTAAGCGAGTTGCAAAAACGCGTTGGCCAATATCGCCGCGCGGAATCGCAACGTCTCGCCCAAGAAGCCCGGCTTCAGGTGGAAATGGCGCATCCAGCTCTGAAGAGTTTGGCGGAGCGAAACGCGGAGTTGGCCGAGCAACGTCAAGTCATGGCTGGGAAAATAGCTGCTGCGGAAAGCGAAGTCAGTAACACGCAGAAAAAAGTTGAGGCTTTGAAGCAAGCCTATCGCAAAGCGGATGATAGCGTGAAAAAGGCCAGTCATTCCACGACGGTTGGCCTCCTATTGCAGAAGCAACAGCATGAATTGCCAGACACGGGAGTCTGCCAACAACGGATTCAATTTGTGGAAGCTGAAATGCCCGTCATTCATCTTAGCGAGATGGAATTTAGTGAGGAGCGTTCAGCACTCGCCGACATGGATGTAGCAACCAGTAATGTGATGTCGGAATTGGGTGTGCACAAAGAAGACGTGCAGCGAGCTTTGCTGGAGTCGACCACGCGGGATTTGCTGATGACGAAGCGGGATTTGCTTGACAAACTGGTTGTCGACTCCAAGGCCTATGTGACCGATTTAACGGCCTTGGAAATTAGCAATCGACAATTGACCGATCAGACGGAAGAATTTGCAGCGTTCATTGATGAACATGTTCTTTGGATTCGTTCTGCTGATCGGTTGGGTGTAGCGGATGTCGCGGGCGCGGGGCAGGGATTGCAGGCTCTTTTTTCGGCCCCGGCCTGGTTGGATTTGGTTAAGCAATCGGGACTCGATACGCTTCAACAACCTTGGATGGCCGGTGCCGTGTTGATTGCAGCTTGTCTGCTGATCGTTTTTCACAGGAGACTTCGCGCGACGATTCGGCGTTTGTGTTCGACGAAAATCTATACGGCTGGCTTAAAATTCTGGCCAACTATTTACGCCTTGTTTCTGGCAGCAGTCGTATCGGCGGAATGGCCCGTTTTAGGCTTCTTTTTCGGTTGGCGAATGACTCGCATGGATTATTCACCCCCCTTCTTGCTCGCCGTCGGGCCAGCGTTACAGTATGTCTCGATTATGCTCTTTCTCAGTGAATTTGTACGCGAGTTGTGTCGCCCACAGGGTGTTGCAGAGGTTTACTTTGATTGGACTGCACACGGAACGAAAATTGCCAGACGAGAAACTTGGTGGTTGGCAGCACTTGGATTGCCACTCGCCGGTGTTGTTGTGTTTTCCGGCATTTTCCAGGACGCCGAATGGACCAACTCGCTGGGTCGGATTGCTTTTATGCTGGGTATGTTGGTGTTGGCCGGTTACACCCATTTAATGCTGGGGAGCAGGGATCACGTGCTCCGAGATGCGATTATGCGTAATCCTGACAGTTGGCTTAAGCATGTTCGGCTTGCGTCTTATTTGCTTGGTGTGGGCATGTCACTCTCACTGGCAGTTTTGGCGGCAATTGGGTTTTATTATTCGGCGCAGCATTTGGCTGTTCGACTTCAGGCAACCCTCGGGATGGTATTGGCGACGGTACTTGTGCACTCAATTTTGTCACGTTGGTTTATGATCAAACGGCGAGCGCTGTCGATGGAGCAGGCCCGAGAGCGACAACAACAGCAGGCGGAAAAGGCGGAGTCCGAGGCTGTTGGAGCGCCAATCCCGGTGGATCAAGGGCCCGATTTGGGCCAAATTCAAAATCGACTCCAGTTGCTATTACGACACGCCTTAACCGTCGGTGTATTCGTGGCGAGTTGGTTGATTTGGGCGGATGTGCTGCCAGCTCTGAAAATCTTAGATCGCGTCGAGTTTTGGCGTAAGTCGGTTCAGGTTGTTGAAGAGCGGGAAGATTCAGTGGGGCAGGTGCAAGCCGAAAAAATATGGGTTGAAGTGCCTACCACGCTCCGCCACGGAGTGATTGCCGCGTTGCTGCTGTTGGCGACTTTCGCCTTGGGGAAAAACTTACCCGCGTTGCTTGAAATTACTGTCCTAAAGAGTCTCCCCTTCGATCGAGGCGGGAGGCATGCGATTTCCGTGATTTTGCACTATTTGGTGGCGCTGACCGGCCTCTTTCTGGCCGGCCGCACCCTGAATATTACTTGGTCGAGTATTCAGTGGCTTGCCGCGGGTATGACCGTAGGACTTGGTTTTGGATTGCAGGAAATCTTTGCAAATTGCGTTTCCGGTCTGATACTACTTTTCGAACGGCCAATTCGTGTGGGAGATGTAATCACGTTAGGAGATGTTACCGGAACAGTGACCAACATTCGAATTCGAGCAACTACGGTAACGAACTGGGATCGCAAGGAATTGATCGTGCCGAATCGGGAGTTGATTACCGGAAGATTACTCAATTGGACATTGTCTGACACCACGAACCGCATCGTGATTAATATTGGTTTGGCGTATGCGACCGATGCCGTCGCAGCTCGAGAGGTGATTCTTGCGGCAATCAAGTCACATGAGAACGTGCTTTCCGATCCAGGTCCGAACGTCACATTCGAGGGATTTGGCGACAGTGCACTCAACTTTGTTGTTCGCGCCTATGTTGCCAGCATGGATGTGCGACTTTCTACGGTGAATGATCTGCACGCGGTGATCCACCGAGATTTACAAGTAGCAGGGATTGAGATACCATTCCCGCAGGTAGATATGAACGTCCGCGGTTTGCCCGTCGATAACAAGGAAAGTGTTCGCACAATCGGTCGGCGGTCGGAGGCAGCTTAG
- a CDS encoding SelL-related redox protein: MTESLPAFQLKPVKAAVSTRFTYYTLGHTQSVTPRPAPMESVHDKTNFPGWGKITLLLAGIYNLLWGASVVLFPLFIFRATGLDAPNYPQIWQCVGMIVGVYGIGYLIASTDPARHWPIVLVGLLGKILGPIGFASAALSGALPWNWLAVIVANDLVWWVPFGGILFWAFRADSDISTSSEGLRQKLNFNEAIHNIRSQRGSTLAQLSCQRPTLIVFLRHAGCTFCREAVDDLSRQRSRIEALGVQLAIIHMSDPMRATQMTSRADLDDVHRFSDPYCALYEAFGLERGSLKQLLGLRIWLRGFSAGLVGGHGVGTLEGDGFRMPGAFLMSEGEIVATYKAQTAADRPNYIDLADTGLKGEPCSLRRQGVAS, from the coding sequence GTGACCGAAAGTTTACCTGCATTTCAGCTGAAACCTGTTAAAGCTGCGGTTTCGACTCGGTTTACCTACTACACTCTTGGTCACACACAATCGGTCACCCCGAGGCCCGCACCGATGGAATCAGTCCACGACAAGACGAATTTTCCAGGTTGGGGAAAAATCACCCTTCTCTTAGCAGGGATCTACAACCTTCTTTGGGGAGCGTCTGTCGTACTCTTCCCGCTGTTTATCTTCCGAGCGACCGGTCTCGATGCTCCAAACTACCCGCAAATTTGGCAATGCGTGGGAATGATCGTCGGGGTCTATGGGATTGGTTATTTGATTGCTTCCACGGATCCCGCCCGCCATTGGCCAATCGTTCTTGTTGGGCTCCTTGGAAAGATTCTCGGTCCGATCGGTTTCGCCAGCGCTGCTCTGTCGGGTGCTTTGCCGTGGAACTGGCTTGCAGTGATCGTAGCGAACGACCTCGTGTGGTGGGTGCCATTCGGGGGGATCTTATTTTGGGCGTTTCGTGCGGACAGTGACATCAGCACAAGTTCCGAGGGACTTCGACAAAAGCTTAATTTCAACGAAGCAATTCACAACATTCGAAGTCAACGCGGCTCCACCCTGGCTCAACTCTCATGTCAGCGACCTACGCTCATCGTGTTCTTACGCCATGCAGGATGCACCTTCTGCCGCGAGGCTGTCGACGATCTATCGCGTCAGAGGAGCAGGATTGAAGCTCTGGGGGTTCAGTTGGCAATCATCCACATGAGCGACCCCATGCGGGCCACGCAGATGACTTCCCGAGCCGATCTGGATGATGTGCACCGTTTTTCCGATCCATATTGTGCATTGTACGAGGCGTTTGGTTTGGAACGCGGTTCTTTAAAGCAACTGTTAGGTCTGCGTATTTGGTTGCGAGGATTTTCGGCTGGATTGGTTGGGGGCCACGGCGTGGGCACTTTGGAGGGAGACGGATTCCGCATGCCTGGCGCATTTTTGATGAGCGAAGGCGAAATTGTGGCGACCTACAAGGCTCAAACAGCTGCTGACCGACCCAACTACATTGATTTAGCTGATACGGGTCTGAAAGGTGAGCCATGTAGCCTTCGGCGACAAGGCGTGGCGAGTTAG
- a CDS encoding SgcJ/EcaC family oxidoreductase yields MPSAPQYFLLSSLILLGAGLAPATAQDTVEDDDLKAIKQSADKFVKAYNAGDSEAIGKLFTEAAEYVDGFGNVFHGRAAIIAEYTTFFKETVGGTIKINMESVRHVAPGVLVEQGKAIVNPANEPEAAITESSYTAVHVKQRDANWLLASVRSEADDEINAHEELKHLSWLIGDWVDESRDSIVRSHWEWSKSGNYLMGSFRVIREGTEVLRGTHRIGWDAARDNYRSWVFDSQGGFAQGVWTQVRSGWVVKISGVTAGGLIATATNTYQMIDEDSFAWTSHDRLVGDSIQPELTITVVKQPPIPTLTSPK; encoded by the coding sequence ATGCCATCCGCACCCCAATACTTTCTCTTGTCTAGCTTGATTTTGCTTGGTGCAGGCCTGGCACCTGCGACGGCTCAGGATACGGTCGAAGACGATGACTTGAAGGCCATAAAACAGTCCGCAGATAAGTTCGTCAAAGCTTACAACGCAGGGGATTCTGAAGCGATTGGTAAGCTCTTCACAGAGGCCGCCGAATATGTTGACGGTTTTGGTAATGTCTTCCATGGCCGGGCCGCCATCATCGCGGAGTACACCACCTTCTTCAAAGAGACTGTTGGAGGCACGATTAAAATCAACATGGAGAGCGTGCGTCATGTCGCCCCAGGCGTGTTAGTCGAACAAGGCAAGGCGATCGTCAACCCTGCGAACGAACCGGAGGCAGCGATCACTGAGAGCTCGTACACTGCCGTACACGTCAAGCAACGTGACGCGAACTGGCTACTCGCCAGCGTGCGTTCAGAGGCTGATGATGAAATCAACGCCCATGAGGAATTGAAACATTTGTCTTGGCTCATTGGCGACTGGGTGGACGAAAGCCGAGACTCCATCGTTCGCTCGCACTGGGAATGGTCTAAGAGTGGAAATTATTTAATGGGGAGCTTCCGTGTTATCAGAGAAGGCACTGAGGTGCTTCGTGGCACACACCGCATTGGCTGGGATGCAGCTCGTGACAACTATCGTTCGTGGGTCTTTGACTCCCAAGGCGGCTTTGCCCAAGGAGTTTGGACCCAAGTCCGAAGCGGTTGGGTTGTAAAGATTTCGGGTGTGACTGCAGGGGGGCTGATCGCCACTGCAACAAACACCTACCAGATGATCGACGAAGACTCATTTGCCTGGACGTCGCATGACCGTTTGGTTGGAGACTCAATCCAGCCTGAACTTACCATCACGGTAGTGAAACAGCCACCGATTCCGACGTTGACTTCCCCCAAATAA